One Variibacter gotjawalensis genomic window, GCAAGCAGGGCGGGCGCACGCTGGAGATCCAGCGCCTCATTGGACGGTCGCTGCGCACCATCGTCGACCTCCCGGCACTCGGTGAACGCCAGATCACGGTCGACTGCGATGTGATCCAGGCTGACGGCGGAACCCGCACGGCGTCGATCACCGGCGCGTGGGTCGCGCTCTCCGATTGCCTCGCCTGGATGCGCCAGCGCGAGATGATCAAGACCAATCCGCTGCGCGATCAGGTCGCCGCGATCTCATGCGGCATCTACAACGGCACGCCGGTGCTCGATCTCGATTACGCGGAAGACTCCGCCGCACAGACGGACGCGAATTTCGTGATGACCGGCACGGGCGGCATCGTGGAAATTCAAGGCACCGCCGAACAGAAGCCGTTCAGCGAAGAGGAGTTGATGCAGCTTCTCGCGCTCGCTCGCAAAGGCATCACGCGCCTCGTCGACTTGCAGAAGACGGCGGTCGGATGACGCATCGCCAGATCACCGGACGTCTGCTGATCGCAACGCATAACGCGGGGAAACTCGTCGAGATGCGCGATCTGCTGTCGCCGTACGGGATCGAGGCAGTGTCGGCCGGCGAGATGAACCTGCCGGAGCCGGACGAAACCGGCGTCACGTTCATGGAGAACGCGCGCATCAAGGCGCATGCGGGCGCTGCCGTCAGCGGACTGCCGGCCTTCGCGGACGACTCCGGGCTGAGCGTCGATGCGCTCGGCGGCGCGCCCGGTATCTATTCGGCGCGCTGGGCGGGTCCGTCGAAGGACTTCAAAACCGCGATGCAGAAGGTGGAAGACGCGCTGCAGGCGAAAGACGCGACCACGGCGGAGAAACGCGGCTGCCGTTTCGTTGCCGCACTCTGCATCGCCTGGCCGGACGGACATACGGAAGAGTTCGAGGCCCACTGCCCCGGCACGTACATCTGGCCGCCGCGCGGCGACAAAGGCTTCGGTTACGACCCTGCCTTTCTTCCCGAAGGCCACACAAAAACCTTCGGCGAACTGACGCGCGAGGAAAAACACGGCCTCCCGCCGCTCGGCCCCGGCCTCTCGCATCGCGCCCGCGCCTTCGTCCAACTCGCGGCCGCGTGTTTGAAGAAACCCTGAGCGGATGGCGTTCGGCGTCTACATCCACTGGCCGTTCTGTCTCTCGAAGTGCCCCTACTGCGACTTCAACAGCCACGTGCGTCACGTGGGCGTCGACGAAGCGCGTTTCGTCAGCGCGTTCGCGCGCGAGATCGCGGCGACGGCCGCACGCACCGGCCCCCGCACGGTGACGTCGATCTTCTTCGGTGGCGGGACGCCGTCGCTGATGAAGCCCGAAACCGTCGGCGCAATTCTCGACGCGATCGGCGCAGCCTGGACCGTTGCGCCCGACGTTGAAGTCTCGCTCGAAGCCAACCCGACATCGGTCGAAGCGACGCGCTTCCGCGGCTATCGCGCCGCAGGCGTCAATCGCGTCTCGCTCGGCGTGCAGGCGCTCGACGATGCGGCGCTCAAAGGCCTCGGCCGCATGCACACGGCACGCGAAGCGCTCGATGCGGTCGCGGTCGCGCGCGGCATCTTCGATCGCTATTCGTTCGATCTCATCTACGCGCGGCCCGGACAAACTATCGCGGCCTGGCGCGAAGAACTCGCGCAAGCGATCAGCGAAGCCGCCGAACATCTCTCGCTTTATCAACTGACCATCGAGGAAGGCACACCCTTCGCGGCGCTCCACGCCGCCGGCAAACTGACGATCCCCGAACCCGACGAAGCGCGCGCCTTCTACGATGCGACGCAGGAGCAATGCGGCGCGCTCGGCCTGCCCGCTTACGAAATCTCCAATCACGCCCGCGAAGGCGCTGCCTGCCGTCACAATCTCGTCTACTGGCGCACCGACGAATATGCCGGCATCGGCCCCGGCGCGCACGGACGTCTCAACCTCGCAGGCATCCGCCACGCGACCGCCACCGAACGTCACCCGGAAACGTGGCTCGAACGCGTCGAGCGCAACGGCACCGGCCTCATTCTCGATGAGGTTCTCGACGGCACGCAGCGCGCCGACGAATATCTGCTGATGGGACTGCGTCTTACCGAAGGGATCGACCCCGCGCGCTATGCTTCGCTCGGCGGCAAATCGATCGACACGCAACGTCTATCGAATTTGCGCGACGGTGCACTCGTCCAAGAAACGCAGACAGGCCGCCTCCGCGTTACCCGCGACGGCTTTCCGCTGCTGAATGCGATCGTCGCCGAGTTGGCGTCTTAAGTCCCAGACCCAAACGTCTTCGGCGCCGGAGCGGTGACCATCGGGCCGGTCGGCGTGACGCGCATGACGGCGAGGCCGCGTTCGTTGAGACCATCAGCGCGGAAGCGGAAGACACCGTCGACGCCCGTGAAGCCTGACGTATTCGTCAGCGAGCCATCGGAGAACTTTGCCGCGCCTTGCGTCTTCACCAGCGCGGCGACGAGCGACACGGCATCATACGACAGCGATGCGGCGCGCAGCGGATCGCTGTTGTATTTTGCGCGGTAGCGGCTCGTGAGACCGCGGAAGCCGGAGCGGTCCGGCGACGCGAACCAGCCGCCCTGCAACGTCGCTTCTTGCGAGATGCGCTGATCGTCCCACAGCCCGGTGCCGACGAACTGCACGCGCTTGCCGTTGATGCCGGCGCCCGCAAGCGCTTGACCGGCGCGCACGACAAACTCGGCATCGCCCGGTAGGAACAAAACGTCAGCGTGGCCGACGCCGAGCGCGACACGCTTGGCGACCTCGCCCAAATCGCCGTCGCCCGGCGCGCGTTCCGACACGACGATCTGCCCGCCGACGCGCGCGACGGCGGTGCGGAACGCCGCATCGACGACATTGCCGTAAGCCGTCTGCGGGATCAGCGCCGCGTATGATTTCTTCCCGCGAGACGCCGCGAAATCGACGACACGATCGACGTCCGTCTCCGGCAGGAAGCTCAAGAGATAAATGCCGCGCGCCGCGACCGACGAGTCCGTCGAAAAGCCGATCACCGGCACGTTGCGCTGCCGCGCCACCTGCCCCACCGCCTGCACGGACTGCGCGAACAACGGCCCGAGAATAATCTCCGCGCCTTCCGACAAAGCCGCTTCGGCCGCCGCACGTGCGCCCTGCGCATTGCCGCCGTCGTCCTTGACGATGAGCTGCACATTGGCGACGCCGAATTCCTCGAGCGACAATTCGGCCGCGTTGCGCATCGCCTGCGCGGCCTGTCCGGCGTTGCCGCCGGTGCCGAGCGGCAGGATCAATGCGGCCTTCACGGTGCCGCCGCCGATGGTCGTGTTCTGGCTCGGCGGCGCGGCCGCCTGCTGCGGGGCCTGCGGCGTCTGCTGGAGGCCGAGGTCGAGACCCGCGCAGCCCGCAACTAGTGCGAGTGCTGCCGTCGACGTAAGCGCCCTCAGCGCGGCCCGGCGCCCCGTCGGCGGTGCAGAATTGAAGTCAGAAATCATATCGCCATGCATTTCTGGCAATGCGGCCGTCTCGGGGATAGTTTGCCGCCATGCGCCAAACGTCCTCCGGGGAATCGGCCCCATCCCGCCGCAGTTTTATCCTTGCCGGCCATCAACATGAAGCGCCGCCGGTTGCGCCCGGATTATACGTCGTCGCGACCCCGATCGGAAATCTGCGCGATATCACGCTGCGTGCGCTCGAAACTTTGGCCGGGGTTGATCAAATCGCCTGCGAAGACACGCGGGTCACACTGAAACTGCTTGATCACTACGGTATCAAGAAACCGCTCATCCAATATCACGAGCACAACGCTGTCGCGATTCGCCCACAGATTCTTGCGGCGCTCACCGGCGGCACGCGCATCGCGCTTGTCTCGGACGCCGGCACGCCGCTGATCTCCGACCCAGGCTTCAAATTGGTACGCGAGGTACGCGAGGCTGGCCTGTCAGTCATCGCCATTCCGGGCGCTTCGTCGGTCCTTGCCGCGCTAGCAAGCGCCGGATTGCCGACCGATCGGTTTTTCTTCGAAGGCTTCCTCTCCGCCAAGCAGAATTCTCGGCGCAACCGCATCGGCGAACTCGCGCGCATCCCGGCAAGCCTCGTCTTCTTCGAAACCGGGCCGCGCCTCGCCGCTGCGCTGGGCGACCTCGCCGAAGGTCTGCCGGGCCGCGAAGCCGCGGTCTGCCGCGAACTCACCAAGCTGCACGAAGAGGTTCGGCGCGGATCGCTGACCGATCTCGCGGCACACTACGCAGACGCAGCGGACCCGCGTGGCGAAATAGTCGTCGTCGTCGGCCCGCCGATCGAGACCGGACCACCAAGCGAAGACGAACTAGACGCCATGCTGCGCGATGCGCTCACGCGCGGCTCCGTGAAGGATGCCGTTGCCGAAGTCGCCAGTATCTCCGGTCTCGGCCGTAAGGAAGTCTATCGCCGCGCACTCGAACTCAGCGAGGGCCGCGATGGCTGACGAGAAGCGCAAGCCCAAGTCAAAGCCAAAACAAGTCACGCGCACGATGATCCAGCCCGGCGCGATCAAAGCGCAGGCGGAGAAAGAGCGTCTCGCCGCGAAAGCCGCGACCGAAAAGCCGTCGCGTGCGAAGAAGGAAAAGCCGGAGCCGAAGCCCGAGAAGCAAGCTGCATTTCGTCTTGGTCTTTCGGCCGAAAGCCGCGCCGCGTCGTTGCTGCTTGCGAAGGGTTACCGCATTGCGTTTCGCCGCTGGCGCACGCCACACGGCGAAGTCGACGTCGTCGTCCGCCGCGGCAAGACGCTCGTCTTCGTCGAAGTCAAAGCGCGCGAGACGCGCGATGACGCGGCCTTCTCGGTGACGCCGAAGCAGAAGAAGCGCATCATCGGCGGCGCCGAGTTTTGGTTGATGAAGAATCCGCACGATGCGAATTGCTTCATCCGCTTCGACGTCGTGCTGGTGACGCCGTCCGGCCCACCGCAGCACATCGAAAACGCTTTCGACGCGAGCAGTTGAATTAGTCCCTCGCGCAGTCGGCCAGCGTGAAAGCGCGGCCCTGCTCGGCGCATGCGCCTCTAGCGTCCCCTCTCCCGCTTGCGGGGGAGGGACAGGGAGGGGGCGCCTAAGTCAAGCCCAATACCCTTATTTGCATTGCGCTACGGAGGCACATTGAAAAACCCCCTCCCCAACCCTCCCCCGCAAGCGGGAGAGGGAGCGCGCCGAATTTGCGGCGCGTCTGGAGACCCTTCTTCGCCTGCTACTTCGGCCGCACCGCGTCCGCCGTGCCCTGAATGAACGCGACGATTTGCGTCACTTGAGCTTCCGTCAGCTTGCCCTTGAACGTCGGCATGCCGCCTTCGACGAACGCACCGTTGAGCAGCAACTCCGGAGAATTCTTCAACACCTCGGCTTTGGTGAAACCGAGATTCGGAATGTTGCCGCCGTTGTTGACGCCCGGCACGCCGTGGCAGAACAGACAGTTCGACACGTAGAGCCCGAGACCCGGCGCAACATCCTCCGGCTTATACGCAACGCCCTTCACAAGTTCGGCAGGCGCACGCTGCACCAGCGGCGGCATCGTGCCCTTGCCGTCGAGCTTGAACGTGTAGACGCGCCCCGGCCCGGCCGTTTCGGTCGCGCGCTGCATCTGTCCGTAGACGCCGCCCCATCCGACCGCGACCGACACATATTGCTCGCCGTCGAGCTCCCACGTGCTCGGTGCGGCGACGACACCGGAGCCGACCGGCGTCTGCCAGAGCGGCTCGCCGGTCTTCGCGTTGTAGGCAATGAAACGCCCGTCGGCGGTGCCTTGGAAGACCAAGTTTCCGGCTGTCGTCAGCGTGCCGCCGTTCCACGGCGAGACATAATTTGCGCGCCAGACTTCCTTCTTCGCCACCGGATCCCACGCCGAGAGATGGCCGTAAGGCTTCATCGTCGGGTCGACCGTGTTGAACAGGAAGCCGAGATTCCAACCGAGGTTGGACATCGCGCTGCCGGGCCGATGCTCGTTGTATTGCCACTGCTGCACGGGCTGCTGCACCAGCGGAATGCCTTGCGCCGGCAGATAGACGAGGCCGGTGTCGGGATTAAACGACATCGGGTGCCAGTTGTGCGCACCGTAAGCGCTCGGGATCGTCTCCCACGGCTTGTCCTTCGCGCGCGCGCCTGGATTTTCGATCGGCCGGCCCTTCTCGTCATACTCTTTCGCCCACGTCGTCTCGACGAACGGCGTTGCCGAGATGAACTGGCAATTGGTGCGATCGATGACGTAGAAGAAACCGTTCTTCGGCGCGTGCAGCCACACTTTGCGCGGCTGCCCGTTGATCGTGAGGTCGGCGAGCAGAACGTGCTGCGTCGACGTGTAATCCCAGTTGTCGCCCGGCGTCTGCTGATGATGGCAGACGTATTCGCCGGTCTCCGGCTTCAACGCGACGACGGAGCCGAGATAGAGATTGTCGCCGCCGGCCGGCGAGCGCAGATCGCGATTCCACGGGCTGCCGTTTCCGGTGCCGACATACATGATGTCGAGCTCCGGATCGTAAGCCATCGAATCCCACATCGTGCCGCCACCACCGGCGAGCCACCACTTGCCGGCCGGATCCCACGTCTTCGCGGCCGCTTCCATGCTCTTGTCTTCGAACGGCTTCGACGGATCGCCCGGGACCGAATACCAACGCCACTTCTGCTTGCCGTCTGCCACGTTGTAGGCCGTGATGTAACCGCGCACGCCGAACTCGGCGCCGCCGTTTCCGATCAGCACCGCATTCTTGTAAACGCGCGGCGCCCCCGTGATCGTGTAGGACATCGCACGATTTTCGATCGTGTCGACCTTCCACAGCATCTTGCCGGTTGCCGCATCGATCGCATGCAGGAAGCCGTCGTACGCGCCGACGTAAACCTTGCCTTCATGCACCGCGACGCCGCGGTTCACGACATCGCAACATCCCTTGTAGCCGTAATCCTTCGGCACTTGCGGATCGTAGCGCCACAGCTCCTTGCCGGTGCGCGCGTCGAGCGCGTGCACGACACTCCACGACGCCGTGACATACATCACGCCGTTAATGACGATCGGCGTCGCCTCGACGCCGCGCCGCGACTCCAGCGACGTTGACCACGAGAGACCGAGCTTGCCGACATTCTCCGCGTTGATGCTCTTGAGTTTGCTGTGGCGCGTTTCCTGGAAGTCGAGCCCGTAGCTCGGCCAGTTCTTCGTCGCCTCGCGATTCTGGATGATGGACTGTTCGTTGGTCGAGGCCGTCGCGGCCTTCATTTGCTCGGGGGTCAAACCCTGAGCACGCAGATCAGAGATACAGAAAACCGCAACGGCGGCGAGAGCCGCCGCCCACAATCGCTTCCTCATTGTTTCCTCCCTAGCGTTTCGCTGGGTACGCGCCGAATTATGCGGATCGGCGTCGGGAGAAGTGTAAGGCGGCGGCGTTTTCTGTCCCATGCTTTCTTTGCAGACCGCCATGCGACAGAAAGCTTCGCGTGCAAACGATGCTGCGCCGCAGGCATAAAGTATCGAAACGGTTACTCTGCGTTCGGCTGGCCAGGTGACCCGACTTGCGCCGCACCGCACCGCCGCCTAAATCCTTGACCGCACCGCTCAAAACGAGCGGCGCACACCCTGCCCCGAGGACTTCCCATGCCGCTCCGCGTAGCCGTCCAGATGGACCCGATCGAACGCATCAAGATTGCGGGCGACTCGACTTTCGCGCTTCTCCTCGAAGCGCAGGCACGCGGACATCAACTCTCGTATTACACGACCGACCGCCTCGCGATGGTCGACGGCGAGATTTTCGTCTCGTCGCGGCCGCTCACCGTGAAGGATCAAGAAGGCGATCACTTCAAGCTGGGCGAAGAGACGCGTCACAAAGCGTCCGACTTCGACATCATCCTGATGCGCCAAGACCCGCCGTTCGATCTCAACTACATCACGGCGACTCACTTCCTCGAGCGCATTCACCCGAAGACCTTCGTCGTCAACAATCCGGCCGAAGTGCGCAATGCACCCGAGAAGGTTCTCGTCACGCTATTCCCGGACCTGATGCCGGCGACGCTCGTCACCCGCGATCTCGCCGAGATCAAACGCTTCCGCGCCGAGCACAAAGATATCGTGATGAAGCCGCTCTACGGCCACGGCGGCGGCGCGGTGTTCCGCATCACCCACGACGATCTCAACTTCGGTTCGCTCTACGATATGTTCGCGACGACATTCCGCGAGCCCTGGGTGGTTCAGAAATTTCTGCCGAACGTGAAGCACGGCGACAAGCGCATCATCCTGGTCGACGGCGTTTTCGCCGGCGCTGTCAATCGCGTGCCGGCAGCCGACGATCTACGCTCCAACATGGTGCGCGGCGGCGCCGCCGAAACGACGCAGCTCTCGAAGCGCGAACAGGAAATCTGCGAACGCATCGGCCCGGCGCTGCGCGAGCGCGGTCTGCTCTTCGTCGGCATCGATGTTATCGATGGCTCGTTGACGGAGATCAACGTGACGTCGCCGACCGGAATCCGCGCGATCAAGCGTCTCGGCGGCCCGGATGTCGCCGTGACGATCTGGGATGCGATCGAGAAGAAGCGCTAGCTTTTAGCTCGCGAGCGAGCGGTTCATTCCGTCGTCTTTATCAAATGTTGATTGAGTTCGAGCGCAGGATTGGGCGTGCAAGTTCCTGCTCGCTTAAGAATGCACGCGTTTGACGCTTCTCCTTGATCCGAATCAAAACAACGCTGCAGCGTATAGTCTTTCGGCATCTGCGAGACCGCATAACGTCGCGTCAGGATAACGTTATACGCCGGCGTTGTGTCTGCCACCTGCGACGAGATCGGGATGAAGTAGAGCGGCACCGCGCGGTGCATATAGGCTTGTCCGCCAAATTCGGTCCAATGATGCAAATGGACTAAAAGCCCGCACAGCTCCGGAACCTTCGCGATTTCAAATTGTGCGTCGAAAGGAGCGCGATCGGTTCGCGGTTCGCGGAAACTTGGCGAGACGAATAACGACGCGGATGTGACGAGCCAGATCAGACACGCAAGCCGTGTCGCCGCGAAGGCGTCGAACGGCAACATATTCTTGCGCAGCGCGGCACGCAGAAGGTCGGCCGAACTCAACGCGGCAACGATCGCAAGACACACCGTTGCGGGGAAAACGAACCGGTACTCTTTGTGCGGGATCAGCGAATGCGTAACGATGATCGCGAGCGCAACAGCGATCCACAACATCGATGCTCGCCATCTGAGCATACACAGCACGAGGAGAATGGCGCCGACACCGGTCCAGATCACGCCGAGGATGATCGATAGATACGCACTGAACGGCGAGGTGCCGTACTGAGACGCACGTCCCTCGATCACATTCGCGACGATGCTTCGCCAGTAAGAAGCGAAGGGCGATCCCCACCAATACCAATCGGCCAAACCGAAGATCGCAATCGGTAGGCAGCCGCCGACCGCCAGCCAAGGCCAAGAACGCAAATCGGTGCGCGCAATGATGATGGCGCCTACCAGCAGGGCAGGCGCGAGCTGAATCCGCAGCATGACGCAAAAGCCAAAGCACGCGCCGATCGCTACCAGCCGTTGAATGCTAAACGCTTGGGTCGGTGTCGCGAGGGCAAGACCGACAACCAGGAACGTCGTCGCGATCGCTTCGGTGAGGGGACGCCCTGCAAAGTAGACGATCTCGAACCATGTCGCGGCAACGAAGCCTGCGATGACGCCATGCATGATGCTTTCACGCAGTCCCATCCGATACACGGCGGCGACCGCGACTAACGAGAGTCCTGCCAAAAACGTGCGTGCGACGACGAGGTAGCCGATCGGCCCACCGACCCACGGCTCGACGATGGCGAATAGTCCCGACAAAAGTCCTGGCAGGACTGGCGAGCGGATGCCGGTCCGGAACTCCCACGGCAAAACGCCTGAACCGAAAGCCCAGCGATGGGCTTGTTCGAAGGATTGATAGACCTCGTCAGGGAAATGCGGCCCGGGAAGATACAAGAATGAAACGATGCGCAGGGCCAGCGCAAAAACCAGCAACGCGGCGAGCACCAGATTCTGTTGTCGCGTGGATAAGTCGAGATCGTCGGGCGTGGCCCG contains:
- a CDS encoding PQQ-dependent dehydrogenase, methanol/ethanol family yields the protein MRKRLWAAALAAVAVFCISDLRAQGLTPEQMKAATASTNEQSIIQNREATKNWPSYGLDFQETRHSKLKSINAENVGKLGLSWSTSLESRRGVEATPIVINGVMYVTASWSVVHALDARTGKELWRYDPQVPKDYGYKGCCDVVNRGVAVHEGKVYVGAYDGFLHAIDAATGKMLWKVDTIENRAMSYTITGAPRVYKNAVLIGNGGAEFGVRGYITAYNVADGKQKWRWYSVPGDPSKPFEDKSMEAAAKTWDPAGKWWLAGGGGTMWDSMAYDPELDIMYVGTGNGSPWNRDLRSPAGGDNLYLGSVVALKPETGEYVCHHQQTPGDNWDYTSTQHVLLADLTINGQPRKVWLHAPKNGFFYVIDRTNCQFISATPFVETTWAKEYDEKGRPIENPGARAKDKPWETIPSAYGAHNWHPMSFNPDTGLVYLPAQGIPLVQQPVQQWQYNEHRPGSAMSNLGWNLGFLFNTVDPTMKPYGHLSAWDPVAKKEVWRANYVSPWNGGTLTTAGNLVFQGTADGRFIAYNAKTGEPLWQTPVGSGVVAAPSTWELDGEQYVSVAVGWGGVYGQMQRATETAGPGRVYTFKLDGKGTMPPLVQRAPAELVKGVAYKPEDVAPGLGLYVSNCLFCHGVPGVNNGGNIPNLGFTKAEVLKNSPELLLNGAFVEGGMPTFKGKLTEAQVTQIVAFIQGTADAVRPK
- the rsmI gene encoding 16S rRNA (cytidine(1402)-2'-O)-methyltransferase; the protein is MRQTSSGESAPSRRSFILAGHQHEAPPVAPGLYVVATPIGNLRDITLRALETLAGVDQIACEDTRVTLKLLDHYGIKKPLIQYHEHNAVAIRPQILAALTGGTRIALVSDAGTPLISDPGFKLVREVREAGLSVIAIPGASSVLAALASAGLPTDRFFFEGFLSAKQNSRRNRIGELARIPASLVFFETGPRLAAALGDLAEGLPGREAAVCRELTKLHEEVRRGSLTDLAAHYADAADPRGEIVVVVGPPIETGPPSEDELDAMLRDALTRGSVKDAVAEVASISGLGRKEVYRRALELSEGRDG
- the rph gene encoding ribonuclease PH; the encoded protein is MRPSRREPDEMRPVTLDRGVVKYAEGSCFVKFGDTHVLCTATLEERLPPWLKGQGRGWVTAEYGMLPRATHERTRREASSGKQGGRTLEIQRLIGRSLRTIVDLPALGERQITVDCDVIQADGGTRTASITGAWVALSDCLAWMRQREMIKTNPLRDQVAAISCGIYNGTPVLDLDYAEDSAAQTDANFVMTGTGGIVEIQGTAEQKPFSEEELMQLLALARKGITRLVDLQKTAVG
- the rdgB gene encoding RdgB/HAM1 family non-canonical purine NTP pyrophosphatase, whose translation is MTHRQITGRLLIATHNAGKLVEMRDLLSPYGIEAVSAGEMNLPEPDETGVTFMENARIKAHAGAAVSGLPAFADDSGLSVDALGGAPGIYSARWAGPSKDFKTAMQKVEDALQAKDATTAEKRGCRFVAALCIAWPDGHTEEFEAHCPGTYIWPPRGDKGFGYDPAFLPEGHTKTFGELTREEKHGLPPLGPGLSHRARAFVQLAAACLKKP
- the gshB gene encoding glutathione synthase; its protein translation is MPLRVAVQMDPIERIKIAGDSTFALLLEAQARGHQLSYYTTDRLAMVDGEIFVSSRPLTVKDQEGDHFKLGEETRHKASDFDIILMRQDPPFDLNYITATHFLERIHPKTFVVNNPAEVRNAPEKVLVTLFPDLMPATLVTRDLAEIKRFRAEHKDIVMKPLYGHGGGAVFRITHDDLNFGSLYDMFATTFREPWVVQKFLPNVKHGDKRIILVDGVFAGAVNRVPAADDLRSNMVRGGAAETTQLSKREQEICERIGPALRERGLLFVGIDVIDGSLTEINVTSPTGIRAIKRLGGPDVAVTIWDAIEKKR
- the hemW gene encoding radical SAM family heme chaperone HemW — its product is MAFGVYIHWPFCLSKCPYCDFNSHVRHVGVDEARFVSAFAREIAATAARTGPRTVTSIFFGGGTPSLMKPETVGAILDAIGAAWTVAPDVEVSLEANPTSVEATRFRGYRAAGVNRVSLGVQALDDAALKGLGRMHTAREALDAVAVARGIFDRYSFDLIYARPGQTIAAWREELAQAISEAAEHLSLYQLTIEEGTPFAALHAAGKLTIPEPDEARAFYDATQEQCGALGLPAYEISNHAREGAACRHNLVYWRTDEYAGIGPGAHGRLNLAGIRHATATERHPETWLERVERNGTGLILDEVLDGTQRADEYLLMGLRLTEGIDPARYASLGGKSIDTQRLSNLRDGALVQETQTGRLRVTRDGFPLLNAIVAELAS
- a CDS encoding penicillin-binding protein activator, whose translation is MISDFNSAPPTGRRAALRALTSTAALALVAGCAGLDLGLQQTPQAPQQAAAPPSQNTTIGGGTVKAALILPLGTGGNAGQAAQAMRNAAELSLEEFGVANVQLIVKDDGGNAQGARAAAEAALSEGAEIILGPLFAQSVQAVGQVARQRNVPVIGFSTDSSVAARGIYLLSFLPETDVDRVVDFAASRGKKSYAALIPQTAYGNVVDAAFRTAVARVGGQIVVSERAPGDGDLGEVAKRVALGVGHADVLFLPGDAEFVVRAGQALAGAGINGKRVQFVGTGLWDDQRISQEATLQGGWFASPDRSGFRGLTSRYRAKYNSDPLRAASLSYDAVSLVAALVKTQGAAKFSDGSLTNTSGFTGVDGVFRFRADGLNERGLAVMRVTPTGPMVTAPAPKTFGSGT
- a CDS encoding YraN family protein → MIQPGAIKAQAEKERLAAKAATEKPSRAKKEKPEPKPEKQAAFRLGLSAESRAASLLLAKGYRIAFRRWRTPHGEVDVVVRRGKTLVFVEVKARETRDDAAFSVTPKQKKRIIGGAEFWLMKNPHDANCFIRFDVVLVTPSGPPQHIENAFDASS